The following is a genomic window from Lactococcus carnosus.
ACATCAGCATTATCTCCTTTTTGATTGGGCACACTTGAATCAATCCCAATAAAGGTCTTCACTTCATTTGGATAGCGATTCATGTAATCTAAGGTATAAATACCAGAAATAGAGTGTCCCATTAGGCTATAGTCCTTGATATTTAACGCTTGTAAGACATCATGTAACTCAGTACTCATATTTTCTAAACTTCGTTTACTTGATGTTGTATCACTCAAGCCATAGCCAAGAGGTTCAACCGTTACAACCCTAAACTGCTTACTTAGTTCTTTTCGTAAAGGTGAGAAATCAATGACAGGAGACCCTGTTGCAAATCCCGGTAGCAAGACAATCGTTTGCTTGTTCTTTTCTCCCTCTATCAGGACAGTCATCTTATGGCCTGCAACCTTTACTTGTTGACCATATTGTTTGACTGACTGTCTATCCCGTGAAACCAATACTTTATTTGTGACAAATACTGCTGAAAAGAAAAGCACAATAACTAGCACAATCACGACTATCACATATAAAAGATAGTTAAACATTTTTTTCATGACTCATCCTACATTTCCTTTTTGATATAAGACTAGTATACCATGTGTGTTTAAACTATTTTCTAATATACTACGCATAATAATTCCATTAATCAGACTATATATCAAAGATAGTTATGCTAGATTATGAAAAAATCACAAGGTAAGTGATAACCACAAGATTTATGATAGAGGCAATTTAGGTTAGAGAGTACGTTATTTATGCTATCAAAAAAACGCCCTTTCGGACGTTTTACAACCTTTAATTAAAAGTTGTTGATATCGAAATCTTCACCCAAGAAATCAGCAAGTGAGAAGCCTTCTTGTGTTTCTGGTAAAGTGTATTCAGGTTTAGTATTGCGACGTGGTGCGCGTGGTTTAGCATCACGACGTTGTCCACCTTGTGCAGCACTGCTACCAGCTGAATCATTTGTACGTTCTTTACGTGCAGGTGCTTCAGCAAGCGCTTTGATAGACAATGAGATACGTTCTTCAGCAGGTTTCACGTCAAGTACTTTAACTTGAACGGCTTGACCAACTGTCAATACGTCTTTAGCGTTCTCAACACGTTCCCAAGAGATTTGAGAGATGTGTACGAGACCTTCAACACCAGGGAAGATTTCAACAAATGCGCCGAAATCAGTAATACGTTTAACCGTACCATCGAGAACAGTACCAACTGGTGCTTTTTCTTCGATTTCATCCCAAGGGCCAGGCTGTGTAGCTTTAAGAGAAAGTGATACACGACCAGCTTCTTCATCAACTTTCAAGACTTTAACATGAACAGTTTCGCCAACAGTTACAACATCGCTAGGTTTTTTAACACGGCCATGTGCTAATTCAGTTACGTGAACAAGTCCGTCAACACCACCAAGATTGATGAAAGCACCAAAGTCAGTTGTACGTGCAACAGTACCTTCAACGATATCACCTTCGTGTAAGTTAGCGAAAGCTTCAGCACGTTGTGCTTTAGACTCTTCTTCGATAACAGCACGACGACTTAAGATGAAGCGTTTGTCAGCAGCATTAACTTCGATGATTTTAGCTTCAAATTCTTCGCCAACAAATTTCTTAGTATCACGAACAAAGTAAGTGTCAATCATAGATGCTGGGATAAATCCACGAACACCGTTCAAGTCAACTGATAAGCCACCTTTAACGTCTTTTAAGACTTTAACAATGACAACTTCGCCTTCTTTGCCTTCAAGGTCAGTAAAAGCTTTACGTGCTGCAAGACGTTTTTCAGAAAGCAAGTAAACATTTGCGCCTTCTGATTCTTTACCAACGATTTGCTTAACAACTAATAAATCTTTAACATCACCAGATTTAACAAAGTCATTTATATCAGCATCGCGCTCGCTTGTCAATTCACGAAGCGTTAAAACACCTTCAACACCTGTACCAACGATAGCTACAGTAGCTTGACCGTCTTCAACAGTTAGGATTTCTCCACTTACTACGTCACCAACTTTAACGTCACCGACGCTGTTCAATAATTCTTCAAATTCGTTCATCTTTTAAAAAGTTTCCTCCAACAATTTGACTCTACACATCCGTTAAGATAAATATAGTCCTAATGCTTATTTTAGCATAATATATAATAAAAAGAAAGCGATTTTAGATAAAAATCATTTTTCTTTTAGATTTGATTGGCACCGACTAAAAACGCTGCGATTTCGGCTCGTCTGCCGTCGTGCAAGGCTTGAACAATGTATGACCCAACGATGACCCCATCCACCACTTGATGAAAATTTTTGGCTTGTTCAAGTGAAGACACACCAAATCCTGCAAGTACCGGCACGTCAGATAGCTCAGATAATCTGACAAGATGCGCAGTTAAGTTGTCCGCATAGGTTCTGCCGACACCTGTTACACCATTGACTGTCACGGCATAAATGAAACCAGCTGCACCTGTGACAAGTTCAACTTGCCGCTCAAGAGTGCTAGTCAAGGTCACAAGTGGGACTAAGGTGATATCAGTAGCTGCTAAAAATGGTGTTAGCATGGCCTCATGCTCTCGTGGTACATCTGGTAAAATCAAACCTTTTACAGGTGTTGTTTCTAGGTCTGCCACAAATTTTTCGATGCCATATTTATAAATCGGGTTAATATAGGACATGATCACCAAAGGAATATCGGTTTCGATTGTCTGGAGTGTGTCAATTACTTTTTTTAAGGTGGTTCCATTTGCCAATGCTCTAATACCAGCCTGCTCAATGACTGGACCATCTGCTACTGGATCTGAAAAAGGGATACCGATTTCGATGGCACTCGCACCATTTTCTTCTAAAAAGGCGATTGTTTCTGCCAGACCATCTAGACCATCTGCATGATCTCCCGCCATAATATAGGGAATAACTAACATCTGACCTTGGTCTGATTTATTTTTTAAAAAGTTACCTAATGCTTTCATCTGTTCTCCTAGTCCTCTACAAGTATTGGGCTTGACGCTTCATATCTGCCATATCGTGCTTAAAAGTCACCTTTATCTGCACGTGCTTTGATTTGCGCGACATCCTTATCACCACGCCCACTTAGGCAGACGATAATCGACGCATCTTTACCATAGCGTTTGGCAATCTCTGGCAACTGGGAAATGGCATGTGAACTTTCTAGTGCGGGAATGATTCCTTCGGTCACACAGAGGAGTTTAAAGCCTGCAAGTGCTTCGTCATCAGTTGCCGACATATACTCAGCACGACCCGTTTCATTCCAGTGGCAATGTTCAGGCCCAAGGCCTGGGTAATCAAGGCCCGCAGAAATACTATATGCTTCTGCTACTTGCCCATTTTCATCCTGTAACAGGCGCATCAGATTACCATGTAAAATACCATCTGTTCCCCGGTTAATCGACGCTGCAGTCTCCCCGCTATCTAGTCCGTGACCTGCTGCTTCAACACCAATCATGTCAACCGATGCATCATTAACAAAGGGATAGAAAAGGCCCGCTGCATTTGAACCGCCACCAACACAAGCCACGACTGCTGCTGGTAACTTCCCTTCTTTTTCCAAAATCTGAGCACGCGCTTCACGGCCAATAATTGATTGGAAATCTCTTACCATCTCTGGAAATGGTGCTGGTCCAGCTGCTGTTCCTAAAATATAATGGGTATCTTCAACACTTGCTACCCAGGCACGTAAGGCTGCATTAACCGCGTCCTTTAACACACTTGAGCCATCCGTAACTGATACCACTTCTGCCCCCAAAAGTTGCATCCGAAAGACATTTAGTTCCTGACGTTCAACATCAATAGCGCCCATGTAAATCTTACATGACATCCCAAACAAGGCTGCAGCAGTCGCGGTTGCAACCCCGTGTTGACCTGCTCCTGTTTCGGCAATGACCTTGTTTTTCCCCATTTTTTTTGCCAGCATGACTTGTGCTAAGGCATTATTAATTTTATGAGCCCCCGTGTGATTTAAATCCTCACGTTTAAAATAAATTTTAGCGCCACCTAATTTTTCTGTTAAATTTTTAGCCAAATAAAGCGGGTTCTCACGTCCGACATAATCTTTAAGTAAATAGGCTAGTTCTGCTTGAAATGCCTCATCTGTTTTACTCGCCTCATAGGCTGCTTTGAGTTCTTTGACAGCATACATCAAGGTTTCTGGTACAAAAGTACCACCGTATTGGCCAAAAAATCCTGTATCATCTGGTTGATTATAAGTCATCTGTTACTCTTTTCTATAAACGTCTTTATCTTGTCTAAATCCTTCACACCCGAAGTCTCTACACCGCTTGAGACATCAACACCTGTCGGCTTGAAGATACGAATTGCATCTAGCACGTTATCCGTATTAAGGCCACCCGCGACAAAAAAATGATAGCCTGACAGCATTGCTAAATCAACCTTCTCCCAGTCAAACTGATGGCCACTGCCACCGGCAAATTTTGCTGGTGGTGCATCTAATAAGATAATATGTTGTTTAAACGCTAGTAGCTCGGCTGGTAAGTTGCCGTCTTTAATGCCAAATGCTTTAATCACGGGAACAGAGAGTTGATCTGCGAAGGCAGCACTTTCTTGTCCGTGTAGCTGAACCATATCAAGGCTGACAGTTGCGATCGTCTCCTCGATATTTGCTAAGCTTTCATTGACAAATAGGCCAACTTTTTTTACAGTCTTAGGAACATTTCTTGATAAGTACTTGGCATATTCTGGTGTGACTTGTCGTTTACTCTCTGCAAAGACAAAGCCGATATGCGTCGCCCCATTTGCGACTGCAGCTGCTACCGCATCATCTGTCGATAGGCCACATATTTTAATCCACATGGCGCTTGACCTGTAACTGTTTAGCCGCAGCTGTAGGATTGCCATCTTTCATCAGCGCTTCACCAACAAGTACCGCCCTAAAATCAGCTGCCACTTGCTCGGCTTCTAGGTGTGACTTAATACCGGATTCAGAAATATAAAAGCGATCTGCTTGCTGTAAACTAACTAAATCCAAGCTATTTTGCAGGCTAACTTCAAAGGTCTTCAAGTTACGGTTATTAACCCCGATCAGCTCAGCACCAATGCGATGGGCAACCTCGAGTTCAGGTGCATTATGTACTTCAACCAAGACTTCTAATCCTAGGGAAATAGCAAACTGATAGAGCGTTTGCAAGTCAGATTCCGAAAGACAGGCAACGATTAATAGCACGATCGTTGCGCCACTATTCACTGCACGCACAATCTGCTTTTTATCGATGATGAAATCCTTGTTAAGGACAGGGATCGATACGTTGTCTGCAACTAGCCTTAGATCATCGATTGAGCCCTTGAAAAAGACTGGATCAGTCAAAACTGAGATAGCAGATACACCAGCTGTTTCATAACTTTTTGCCTGAGATAGGACATCAACTGTCATGTTGATCGCACCTAGTGACGGTGAGGCGCGTTTGACTTCTCCAATCACTTGTAAGTAAGCCTCGTCCTCACGTAAGCGTTGCACAAATCCTTTTGTTTGCCGCACGGGTCTGGGTGTCTCCATGACCATCATGTCGACTTCTCGTCTTTTTTCTGCAAGAATTTTATCTAAAAAGTTTTCCATTTAATCTCTTTTCTTTACTACTTGATGTTCTAGCTGAATAAAGCCAGCAATCATTTGACGATAAAGGGTTTCTACTAGCCTAACATCCGCACCTGTTTCAAGGGCATACCTGCTCACTTTGTCAATCACTTGTGCAACTCGATCAGGTGCTTCAACTTCTTGGACAGTCTTTTTAACTTGACCAGCTTGCTTAACGAGCTCACCACGTGATGCAATTAGCCTAACCAGTTGCTGATCAATCTCATCAATTTCTAGTCTAATATCGGCTAAGGGTTTTGTCATTATTTTAACTCCTGCATCTCAACTAGTTTTGCCATGGCCGCACCACTTGCAATCACCTCACGCGCCTTTTCGATACCTGCTACTAGAGTTGGGACAAGACCTGCCGCAAAGAACCCAAGGCCTGCATTTAAGACAGTAACTTCAAGGAAAGGACTGGCTTCATTTTTTAAGACATTGGTCAAAATAATGGCATTTTCCTTACCTTCACCACCTCTAATTTCCTGCAAGGTAACACGGGTCATCCCAACACTCTCATGGTCAAACGTATGGACTGTAATCTCGCCACTTTCATCTAATAGTGCATAGCGATTCAGACCGTCAAGACTCGCTTCATCCATGTTATTTGGACCACTGATGACTACTGCACGACGCCGGCCTAATGATTTTAAGACTTGAGCAGTGGTCTCCAACAAATCTGGTCTGGATGTCCCTAATAACTGTGTATCTAAATCAACTGGATTTGTGAATGGCCCGATCAGATTCAAAATGGTTCGGACTTCTAGCTCACGCCTAACGGGCATCACATAGCGCATATTGGGATGAACGTGCTGGGCAAATAAGAAAACCAAGCCAGTCTTGTCGAAAATATCTGCCAATTCTTGTGGACTATGATATAAATTAATCCCCAAACATTCCAGGACATCTGCCGACCCTGATTTTGATGAAATCGAGCGGTTACCATGCTTGGCCATCTTGACACCGCCAGCGGCTAAAACAAAAGCTGCAGTTGTAGATACATTAAAAGAGAAAGATAAATCACCACCCGTGCCACAGTTGTCCATGGCTGTTGTGACTGTCGTGGGTATTTTTAAAGCCTTCTCACGTACCACCTCAACGATCCCTGTCATCTCTTCGACCGTTTCGCCCTTCATGGCTAGACCAATCAAAATCGCTGACAGTTGAGAATTTGTGAGTTCACCATTAAACATAGCATTGGCGAGTTGGTTGATTTCATAATGGGATAAATTTTCTCCCTGCATCAACTTCACTAGATTTTCTTTCATCTTATTTGCTCCTTTTATCCTTTTACAAAGTTTTCAATCATCCTTAGCCCATCTGGTGTCCCGATACTCTCAGGGTGAAATTGCATGCCATAAATCGGTAGACTTTGGTGCTGAATCATCATGATTTCTTGGTCATCTGTCGTTCTTGAAATCACATCAAATCCCTCTGGCATTTCTGAGATGACGATAGAATGATAACGCATGATTTCATGCTCACTTGCGATGCCTGTCAGTAATGCGGATGGTGTCAGCGTCTCAGCAATAGATGTTTTGCCATGCATGACCCGCTTTGCCAAATCTAGCTTACCGCCAAATACTTCAGCGATGGCTTGATGTCCTAGACAAACCCCTAAAAGTGGTTTCTTTCCTGCAAACTCATGGATTAACTGCTCCATTTCACCCGCATCCACAGGCCAACCAGGACCAGGAGATAGGACGATTTTATCAGCTGTTTGGGCGACGTCATAGAGCCTGGTATCGTCATTTCTAAGCACGGTAACCGTATCGAATTCGCCGATATATTGGGCCAGGTTATAAGTAAAACTATCATAATTATCAACTAATAAAATCATTGCTCTCTCCAATCTTGGTCATGGCCTTAGCCTTGTTCAAGGTTTCTTGATATTCATTTTCAGCAACACTATCAAAGACAATCCCTGCGCCTGCTTGGGCGTGTGCTTTACCATCTTTAAGGACCATCGTCCGCAAGGCAATCGCAAAGTCCATATCTGAATTACTAGATAAATAGCCGATAGCACCCGCATAA
Proteins encoded in this region:
- a CDS encoding alpha/beta fold hydrolase, with the translated sequence MKKMFNYLLYVIVVIVLVIVLFFSAVFVTNKVLVSRDRQSVKQYGQQVKVAGHKMTVLIEGEKNKQTIVLLPGFATGSPVIDFSPLRKELSKQFRVVTVEPLGYGLSDTTSSKRSLENMSTELHDVLQALNIKDYSLMGHSISGIYTLDYMNRYPNEVKTFIGIDSSVPNQKGDNADVSQGLSILGNSGFYRFITAVNPEMLNYPPVSDAEKKDFRKISLMGFANPAILSEAKQMATNFNESKKLSYPKDDAVLYILSSDSVKDKTDGDWTALHKEMLTDVKNGQIAVLDGSHYLHHTQSKAIAGLVEQFLATQNTN
- a CDS encoding phosphoribosylanthranilate isomerase, producing the protein MWIKICGLSTDDAVAAAVANGATHIGFVFAESKRQVTPEYAKYLSRNVPKTVKKVGLFVNESLANIEETIATVSLDMVQLHGQESAAFADQLSVPVIKAFGIKDGNLPAELLAFKQHIILLDAPPAKFAGGSGHQFDWEKVDLAMLSGYHFFVAGGLNTDNVLDAIRIFKPTGVDVSSGVETSGVKDLDKIKTFIEKSNR
- a CDS encoding aminodeoxychorismate/anthranilate synthase component II codes for the protein MILLVDNYDSFTYNLAQYIGEFDTVTVLRNDDTRLYDVAQTADKIVLSPGPGWPVDAGEMEQLIHEFAGKKPLLGVCLGHQAIAEVFGGKLDLAKRVMHGKTSIAETLTPSALLTGIASEHEIMRYHSIVISEMPEGFDVISRTTDDQEIMMIQHQSLPIYGMQFHPESIGTPDGLRMIENFVKG
- the trpB gene encoding tryptophan synthase subunit beta — translated: MTYNQPDDTGFFGQYGGTFVPETLMYAVKELKAAYEASKTDEAFQAELAYLLKDYVGRENPLYLAKNLTEKLGGAKIYFKREDLNHTGAHKINNALAQVMLAKKMGKNKVIAETGAGQHGVATATAAALFGMSCKIYMGAIDVERQELNVFRMQLLGAEVVSVTDGSSVLKDAVNAALRAWVASVEDTHYILGTAAGPAPFPEMVRDFQSIIGREARAQILEKEGKLPAAVVACVGGGSNAAGLFYPFVNDASVDMIGVEAAGHGLDSGETAASINRGTDGILHGNLMRLLQDENGQVAEAYSISAGLDYPGLGPEHCHWNETGRAEYMSATDDEALAGFKLLCVTEGIIPALESSHAISQLPEIAKRYGKDASIIVCLSGRGDKDVAQIKARADKGDF
- the rpsA gene encoding 30S ribosomal protein S1, coding for MNEFEELLNSVGDVKVGDVVSGEILTVEDGQATVAIVGTGVEGVLTLRELTSERDADINDFVKSGDVKDLLVVKQIVGKESEGANVYLLSEKRLAARKAFTDLEGKEGEVVIVKVLKDVKGGLSVDLNGVRGFIPASMIDTYFVRDTKKFVGEEFEAKIIEVNAADKRFILSRRAVIEEESKAQRAEAFANLHEGDIVEGTVARTTDFGAFINLGGVDGLVHVTELAHGRVKKPSDVVTVGETVHVKVLKVDEEAGRVSLSLKATQPGPWDEIEEKAPVGTVLDGTVKRITDFGAFVEIFPGVEGLVHISQISWERVENAKDVLTVGQAVQVKVLDVKPAEERISLSIKALAEAPARKERTNDSAGSSAAQGGQRRDAKPRAPRRNTKPEYTLPETQEGFSLADFLGEDFDINNF
- the trpD gene encoding anthranilate phosphoribosyltransferase, whose amino-acid sequence is MKENLVKLMQGENLSHYEINQLANAMFNGELTNSQLSAILIGLAMKGETVEEMTGIVEVVREKALKIPTTVTTAMDNCGTGGDLSFSFNVSTTAAFVLAAGGVKMAKHGNRSISSKSGSADVLECLGINLYHSPQELADIFDKTGLVFLFAQHVHPNMRYVMPVRRELEVRTILNLIGPFTNPVDLDTQLLGTSRPDLLETTAQVLKSLGRRRAVVISGPNNMDEASLDGLNRYALLDESGEITVHTFDHESVGMTRVTLQEIRGGEGKENAIILTNVLKNEASPFLEVTVLNAGLGFFAAGLVPTLVAGIEKAREVIASGAAMAKLVEMQELK
- the trpA gene encoding tryptophan synthase subunit alpha, translated to MKALGNFLKNKSDQGQMLVIPYIMAGDHADGLDGLAETIAFLEENGASAIEIGIPFSDPVADGPVIEQAGIRALANGTTLKKVIDTLQTIETDIPLVIMSYINPIYKYGIEKFVADLETTPVKGLILPDVPREHEAMLTPFLAATDITLVPLVTLTSTLERQVELVTGAAGFIYAVTVNGVTGVGRTYADNLTAHLVRLSELSDVPVLAGFGVSSLEQAKNFHQVVDGVIVGSYIVQALHDGRRAEIAAFLVGANQI
- the trpC gene encoding indole-3-glycerol phosphate synthase TrpC; translation: MENFLDKILAEKRREVDMMVMETPRPVRQTKGFVQRLREDEAYLQVIGEVKRASPSLGAINMTVDVLSQAKSYETAGVSAISVLTDPVFFKGSIDDLRLVADNVSIPVLNKDFIIDKKQIVRAVNSGATIVLLIVACLSESDLQTLYQFAISLGLEVLVEVHNAPELEVAHRIGAELIGVNNRNLKTFEVSLQNSLDLVSLQQADRFYISESGIKSHLEAEQVAADFRAVLVGEALMKDGNPTAAAKQLQVKRHVD
- a CDS encoding chorismate mutase; protein product: MTKPLADIRLEIDEIDQQLVRLIASRGELVKQAGQVKKTVQEVEAPDRVAQVIDKVSRYALETGADVRLVETLYRQMIAGFIQLEHQVVKKRD